The genome window AGAAAGTCAAAAGAATTTACGGCCTGTTAGAGAAGCAGTTTCACTCATACTACGTAGAAGCCGCGCGTCAGAAAGGTGTGACCGGCGAGAATCTCCTGGTTCTTTTGGAAACCCGTCTGGACAATATCGTCTATCGTCTCGGGTTTGCGCCCTCGCGCAGAGCTGCCCGTCAGCTTGTCAGACACAGGCATTTTACGGTTAATGATAAGATCGTTGATATACCTTCATATATCTGTAAGCCTGGCGAGATTGTCAAAGTCAGGCCCAAAGGCAAGAACCTTGAAGTAGTTCATCTTGCCCTGAGAGAATCCGACCGAGCTGTCGATTTGCCATGGCTCAGGCTAAATAAGGCCAATCTGGAAGGTGAGCTTCTGGAGAAGCCCAAGCGGGCCGATATTCCGTTGACAGTTCAGGAACAGCTGATTGTTGAGCTTTATTCGAAGTAATCCGGGAGGCGTTCAAGAATGAAATGGAAACCCTTGACAATGCCAAAGGAAGTGGCCAAGGAGACATCATCCGAAACTCCTTTTTTCACCAAGTTCGTATTCGAACCGCTCGAACGCGGTTTCGGAACTACCATAGGTAATGCCCTCCGGAGAGTGCTGTTGTCTTCGATCCACGGCTCCGCGGTTACCGCGGTCAGGATCGACGGCGTTTTGCATGAGTTCGGTACGATAGAGGGGGTATATGAGGATGTCACTGATATTATTCTCAATATCAAACGGCTCTGGCTGAGGCTGGATGCCGATGAGGCCAAGACGATGACATTGCATGTCAACAAGGCCGGGAAATATTCTGCGGGTGATATCGAGACCGGCCCGGATATCGCCATCATGAATCCGGACCTGCATATAGTTGAATTGACCAAAGACATCGATATGAAGATCGAAATGGATGTCGACACCGGCCGTGGGTATATCCTGGCCGAGGGCAATCGCCGTCTCGATGCTCCGGTTGGAACGATCTGGGTCGATTCACTCTTTTCACCGGTCATCAAAGTCAATTACTCTGTCGAGAACACGCGTGTCGGGCAGAGTACCGATTATGACCGCTTGATGATGGATATTACTACAAACGGCGTGATCACCCCCGAGGATGCGCTCGGTTATGCCGCCAAGATCCTGAAAGATCACCTGATCCCGATGATCAATATCGACGAGGAGATCGTGATCGAAGAGGAAGAGGAAGAAGACGAGGAAACTATCCGTATCCGGCAACTTCTCAATACTCGCGTAGATGAGCTGGAGCTTTCGGTCAGATCCTCTAACTGCCTGCGGGCGGCCAATATTCAGACTCTGGCCGACCTGGTGCGCAAAACCGAGTCGGAAATGCTCAAGTATCGCAATTTCGGACGTAAGTCTCTGACCGAGTTGAATTCGATTCTGGATGAACTGGGTTTGTCATTTGGTATGGATGTAGAAAAATATTTTGAGAACCAGAAAGATAAGTAACAGCCATGAGACACGGTAAAAAAATACACAGACTCAGCAGACCCGCCGAACATCGCCGGGCGCTTTTAAACAACCTGGCTTCGGCTTTAATTGCAAATAAGCAGATTCAGACTACGGAAGCCAAGGCCAAGGCTTTGAAACCCTACATGGATCGCCTGATTGCGACCGCTATGAAGAATACCCTGCAGGCCAAGCGCCTGGTGGGACAAAGACTGGCCAACAAAATGGCAGTCAGGGAGCTCCTGACCGGTGTAGTGCCAAAGCTCGAAGGACGTAATTCCGGTTTTACGAGGATCCTGCATTACGGCACCCGCAGGGGCGACGGAGCTCGTTTGTCGGTGATTCAACTTCTGCTCGAAGAGGATGTTACTGAGAAGAAGAAAAAGACGAAAAAGAAACCGGCACGAAAAACCGCTTCCAAGTCAAAGAAAGACACAAAGGCTGAAACAAAACCTGAAGAGGAATCCAAAGTAGAAGCTGAACGTGCAGAAGCCTCTGAAGCACAGGCTGAGCAGGCCCAGGCAGATAAAGACAGCGAAAAAACGGAAGCCGGTGCCTCCGCTGAACAGGAAACTCCAAAAGAGCCTGAAACTGAAGCGAAAGATGAACAGGCTCAAGAAGAAACCGCTGAAGAAAAGCCTGCCGATGAAGCTGGTGAAGACGAAAAGAAGAAAGAGTAAATTTCTTAGAAAATACTGATTATTAAGGCAGTGTAGTTCAATGCACTGTCTTTTTTTGTGCCATTTTTTCCTTAAATTTTGGAAAAGATTTCCCCAAATAATTAACTTAACGATCACCTTTTGTTTGTCCGCCGACCTATCTCGTTGTCTCACAACGAAGTAATTTCTTTGAAATATCTGTGCGAAATTGGCACACAGTTTGATTAATGATGCGTGGAGGATTGTCTATG of Candidatus Zixiibacteriota bacterium contains these proteins:
- the rplQ gene encoding 50S ribosomal protein L17, encoding MRHGKKIHRLSRPAEHRRALLNNLASALIANKQIQTTEAKAKALKPYMDRLIATAMKNTLQAKRLVGQRLANKMAVRELLTGVVPKLEGRNSGFTRILHYGTRRGDGARLSVIQLLLEEDVTEKKKKTKKKPARKTASKSKKDTKAETKPEEESKVEAERAEASEAQAEQAQADKDSEKTEAGASAEQETPKEPETEAKDEQAQEETAEEKPADEAGEDEKKKE
- the rpsD gene encoding 30S ribosomal protein S4, yielding MARYRGSVCRLCRREGEKLFLKGSRCYSEKCAIERRSFPPGQHGFNVRRKISDYGVQLREKQKVKRIYGLLEKQFHSYYVEAARQKGVTGENLLVLLETRLDNIVYRLGFAPSRRAARQLVRHRHFTVNDKIVDIPSYICKPGEIVKVRPKGKNLEVVHLALRESDRAVDLPWLRLNKANLEGELLEKPKRADIPLTVQEQLIVELYSK
- a CDS encoding DNA-directed RNA polymerase subunit alpha is translated as MKWKPLTMPKEVAKETSSETPFFTKFVFEPLERGFGTTIGNALRRVLLSSIHGSAVTAVRIDGVLHEFGTIEGVYEDVTDIILNIKRLWLRLDADEAKTMTLHVNKAGKYSAGDIETGPDIAIMNPDLHIVELTKDIDMKIEMDVDTGRGYILAEGNRRLDAPVGTIWVDSLFSPVIKVNYSVENTRVGQSTDYDRLMMDITTNGVITPEDALGYAAKILKDHLIPMINIDEEIVIEEEEEEDEETIRIRQLLNTRVDELELSVRSSNCLRAANIQTLADLVRKTESEMLKYRNFGRKSLTELNSILDELGLSFGMDVEKYFENQKDK